A section of the Bacillus sp. HSf4 genome encodes:
- a CDS encoding carboxypeptidase M32, which produces MSINTYEKEFLDTLKKISQYEQAINVMYWDMRTGAPKKGEEHRAEAIGQLSADVFQMKTSKRMKELLDQLWAQKNSLPFDTQKAVEEAKKEYDLNCNIPEDEFKEYTTLTSKAESVWEKAKKASDYSLFAPYLEKIIDFKKRFITYWGYEGHPYNALLDLYEPGVTVEALDSLFAELREAIVPLVQKIAQSPKKPDTSFVHQHFPKEKQRELCNFFLRELGYDFDAGRLDETVHPFQVTISRGDARVTTAFNESDLRSAVFGTVHECGHAIYEQNIDEALSGTNLADGASMGIHESQSLFYENFIGRHQGFWKRYFNTIKDVCPEQFADVTAEGFYRAVNESKPSLIRVDADELTYPLHIMIRYEIEKAIFSGEASVEDLPKLWNDKYEAYLGITPPDDAKGILQDVHWSGGDFGYFPSYALGYMYAAQLKSSMLKDLPEFDMLIENGDLQPIRQWLTDHVHIHGKRKKPLDMIKSATGEELNVRYLIRYLEEKYTSLYL; this is translated from the coding sequence ATGAGCATCAATACATACGAAAAAGAATTTTTAGACACATTGAAAAAAATCAGCCAGTATGAACAAGCGATTAATGTCATGTACTGGGATATGAGAACCGGTGCGCCGAAAAAGGGGGAAGAGCACCGGGCTGAAGCGATCGGCCAGCTGTCCGCCGATGTTTTTCAAATGAAAACATCAAAGCGGATGAAGGAGCTCCTGGATCAATTATGGGCTCAAAAAAACAGCTTGCCGTTTGATACGCAGAAAGCGGTTGAAGAAGCCAAAAAGGAGTATGATCTAAACTGCAACATTCCCGAAGACGAATTCAAAGAATATACCACGCTGACATCCAAAGCGGAATCGGTCTGGGAAAAAGCGAAAAAAGCCTCTGATTATTCGCTGTTCGCCCCTTATTTGGAGAAGATCATCGACTTTAAAAAACGGTTTATTACATATTGGGGGTATGAAGGGCATCCTTATAATGCGCTTTTGGATTTGTATGAGCCGGGGGTTACCGTGGAGGCGCTGGACAGCCTTTTTGCCGAATTGCGCGAGGCGATCGTACCGCTCGTCCAAAAGATCGCCCAAAGCCCGAAAAAACCGGATACAAGCTTTGTGCATCAGCATTTTCCAAAAGAAAAGCAGCGCGAACTATGCAACTTCTTTTTAAGGGAGCTCGGGTATGATTTTGATGCCGGACGGCTTGATGAGACGGTTCATCCGTTCCAGGTGACGATCAGCCGCGGGGACGCCCGGGTCACGACAGCCTTTAACGAATCCGATTTACGCTCAGCGGTTTTTGGAACGGTTCACGAGTGCGGGCACGCCATCTATGAACAAAATATCGATGAAGCATTAAGCGGGACCAATTTGGCAGACGGGGCCTCAATGGGAATCCACGAATCGCAATCTCTGTTTTACGAAAACTTCATCGGCAGACATCAAGGCTTCTGGAAACGGTATTTCAATACAATCAAAGATGTCTGTCCCGAACAATTTGCAGATGTCACAGCCGAAGGATTTTACAGAGCGGTTAATGAATCAAAGCCTTCACTCATCCGGGTCGATGCCGATGAGCTGACATATCCGCTTCATATCATGATTCGCTACGAAATTGAAAAGGCGATTTTCAGCGGTGAAGCATCTGTCGAGGATCTTCCAAAGCTTTGGAACGACAAATATGAAGCATATCTTGGGATTACACCGCCTGACGATGCCAAGGGAATCTTGCAGGATGTCCATTGGTCCGGCGGAGACTTCGGCTATTTCCCTTCATACGCGCTCGGCTATATGTATGCCGCGCAGCTGAAATCAAGCATGCTGAAAGATCTTCCGGAATTCGACATGCTTATTGAAAACGGCGATCTTCAGCCGATCAGACAGTGGCTGACCGATCACGTCCATATCCACGGCAAAAGAAAAAAACCGCTTGATATGATAAAGTCAGCGACAGGCGAAGAACTGAACGTCCGCTATTTAATCCGCTACTTGGAAGAAAAATACACGAGCTTGTATTTGTAA
- a CDS encoding ATP-dependent DNA helicase, whose translation MTASRLPFSLTKTKNFYEELNNWIGDVFYDILPEKGFDLRDEQIFMAFQLERAFKEKNVMFAEAGVGTGKTLVYLLFALSYARYTGKPAVIACADETLIEQLVKKEGDIQKISEHLGLTIDARLSKSHDQYLCLKKLEKTMQRSDDEKWLDLYEALPQFVHESQGMQSFYPYGDRKEYSALSNDEWAEIGYDSFQDCLTCDMRHRCGLTLSRDHYRKSTDFIICSHDFYMEHVWTEEARKREGQLPLLPDHSAVVFDEGHLLEFAAQKALTYRVKQSTLEMFLERLLGNDIREEFAELVEEALRVNDEFFSLLQESAEKAEGSDRLRIKDHAKVKSAAGELYELLEKIGEALVFEGELYTIDQYALTVVEEYLEQMAYSLSLYRKNAISWLERKEFESTFVVMPRTVSEVLGEKVFSKEIPFIFSSATLSENGSFDYLAKSLGIRDYLSLTVDSPYDYEEQMKVHIHRMDDAESKGHAAIASMKESGGRTLILFPSFEELEAFKQQASRETLPFPVYFEGDEEISTIVQKFQTIEESVLCSVHLWEGLDIPGASLENVIIWSLPFPPHDPVFEAKRSSVANAFREVDLPYMLLRLRQGIGRLIRSNEDRGTIGIFIADEKEWDVIKEVEAVLSVQPVYM comes from the coding sequence GTGACAGCATCTCGTCTGCCTTTTTCTTTAACAAAAACAAAAAATTTTTATGAAGAACTGAACAATTGGATTGGTGATGTCTTTTACGATATTCTTCCTGAAAAGGGATTTGATTTGCGTGACGAGCAAATCTTTATGGCCTTTCAATTAGAGCGGGCATTTAAAGAAAAGAACGTCATGTTTGCCGAAGCGGGTGTCGGAACGGGAAAAACGCTTGTTTATCTTCTGTTTGCACTCAGTTATGCCAGGTATACGGGGAAGCCCGCGGTGATAGCCTGTGCGGACGAGACGCTGATCGAGCAGCTTGTCAAAAAAGAAGGGGACATTCAAAAAATCTCCGAACACTTGGGTCTGACGATCGACGCACGGCTCAGCAAATCCCATGACCAGTATTTATGTTTGAAAAAGCTGGAGAAAACGATGCAGCGCTCTGATGATGAGAAATGGCTTGATCTGTATGAGGCGCTGCCTCAATTTGTTCATGAGTCCCAAGGCATGCAGTCATTTTATCCATACGGCGACCGCAAGGAATATTCGGCTCTGTCAAATGATGAATGGGCCGAAATCGGTTATGATTCATTTCAAGACTGTCTGACTTGTGATATGCGGCACCGCTGCGGTCTGACGCTGTCAAGAGACCATTACCGGAAATCAACGGACTTCATTATCTGTTCTCATGATTTCTACATGGAGCATGTCTGGACAGAGGAAGCGAGAAAGCGTGAAGGACAGCTTCCGCTTTTGCCTGACCACAGCGCGGTCGTCTTTGATGAAGGACATCTCCTTGAATTTGCGGCGCAAAAAGCGCTCACATACCGGGTGAAACAATCCACATTGGAAATGTTTCTTGAACGCCTTCTCGGAAATGACATCAGGGAGGAATTTGCAGAGCTTGTGGAAGAAGCGCTCCGCGTCAATGATGAATTTTTCAGCCTGCTTCAAGAGAGCGCTGAAAAAGCGGAAGGTTCAGACCGCCTGCGGATCAAGGATCATGCCAAAGTGAAGAGCGCGGCCGGCGAGCTGTACGAATTGCTTGAAAAAATCGGTGAAGCGCTCGTTTTTGAAGGGGAATTGTACACGATTGACCAGTACGCGCTGACAGTCGTCGAAGAATACCTTGAGCAGATGGCTTATTCTCTTTCCTTGTACAGAAAGAACGCGATCAGCTGGCTGGAACGAAAAGAGTTTGAATCGACATTTGTTGTCATGCCGAGGACGGTATCGGAAGTCCTTGGAGAGAAAGTGTTTTCCAAAGAGATTCCGTTCATTTTTTCTTCCGCGACATTATCGGAAAACGGATCTTTCGATTACTTGGCGAAGAGCCTCGGCATCCGCGACTATCTATCGCTTACGGTCGATTCGCCTTACGATTATGAAGAACAGATGAAAGTGCATATCCACCGAATGGATGACGCGGAATCAAAAGGACATGCGGCCATTGCAAGCATGAAAGAATCCGGAGGGAGAACGCTTATCCTGTTCCCGTCATTTGAGGAGCTTGAAGCGTTTAAACAGCAAGCATCCCGGGAAACACTGCCGTTTCCAGTCTATTTTGAAGGCGATGAAGAAATCAGCACGATCGTGCAAAAATTTCAAACGATTGAAGAGTCGGTTCTTTGCTCTGTCCATCTATGGGAAGGGCTCGATATTCCGGGCGCGTCGCTGGAAAATGTCATCATTTGGTCGCTTCCTTTTCCGCCGCATGATCCGGTCTTTGAAGCGAAGCGGAGCAGCGTGGCAAACGCTTTTCGTGAAGTCGATCTTCCTTACATGCTGTTAAGGCTGCGCCAGGGAATCGGACGTTTGATCCGGTCAAATGAAGACCGCGGCACGATCGGCATTTTCATAGCAGATGAAAAAGAATGGGACGTCATAAAAGAGGTGGAGGCTGTTCTCTCTGTTCAGCCCGTCTATATGTAA
- the gpsB gene encoding cell division regulator GpsB: MLADKVKLSAKEILEKEFKTGVRGYKQEDVDKFLDMVIKDYEAFHQEIEELQQENLNLKKQLEEASKRQPAQSNTTNFDILKRLSNLEKHVFGSKLYDE; the protein is encoded by the coding sequence ATGCTTGCTGATAAAGTGAAGCTTTCTGCTAAAGAAATTTTAGAAAAAGAATTTAAAACAGGCGTCAGAGGCTACAAACAGGAAGATGTTGATAAATTTCTGGACATGGTGATTAAAGACTATGAAGCCTTCCACCAGGAAATCGAGGAATTGCAGCAGGAGAACCTGAATTTGAAAAAGCAGCTGGAAGAAGCCAGCAAGAGACAGCCTGCACAATCCAATACGACCAATTTTGATATCTTGAAACGGCTGTCCAACTTGGAAAAACATGTATTTGGAAGTAAATTATACGATGAATGA
- a CDS encoding DUF1273 domain-containing protein, translating into MKVLAVTGYKPFEIGVFKQDDQALFYIKKAIENRMLALLDEGLEWILISGQLGAEIWTAQVAFSLQEEYPELKVAVITPFLEQEKNWNEKNKELYEDVLAQSDYTESLTHRPYESPVQFRQKNRFFIEKSDGLLILYDEEVEGSPVYMLNEAKKAQEKRDYPIYTITMDDLRVTVEEHSFSEE; encoded by the coding sequence ATGAAAGTGTTGGCTGTCACAGGGTACAAGCCGTTTGAAATCGGAGTATTTAAACAAGATGATCAAGCCCTTTTTTACATAAAAAAAGCCATTGAAAACCGGATGCTCGCTTTGCTTGATGAAGGGCTCGAATGGATTCTCATCTCAGGTCAGCTTGGAGCGGAAATCTGGACGGCACAGGTCGCTTTTTCCCTTCAGGAAGAGTATCCGGAGCTGAAGGTGGCGGTGATCACTCCGTTTTTGGAACAGGAAAAGAACTGGAATGAGAAAAACAAGGAGCTTTATGAAGACGTATTAGCTCAAAGCGACTACACGGAAAGCCTGACGCACAGGCCGTATGAAAGCCCTGTTCAATTTAGGCAGAAAAACCGTTTTTTTATTGAAAAATCTGACGGCTTGCTGATTCTTTATGATGAAGAAGTGGAAGGGTCTCCGGTTTACATGCTGAACGAGGCCAAAAAAGCCCAGGAAAAACGCGATTATCCGATCTACACGATTACGATGGATGATTTGCGAGTGACCGTTGAAGAACACAGCTTTTCAGAAGAATAA
- a CDS encoding nucleobase:cation symporter-2 family protein translates to MKLTAGKAVSLSIQHVLAMYAGAVVVPLIVGDALGLTPAQLTYLVSADILMCGVATLLQVWKNRFFGIGLPVVLGCTFTAVSPMIAIAGKYGIPAIYGSIIAGGVIIIILSFFFGKLVRFFPPVVTGSVVTVIGITLIPAAMNNMAGGENSSDFGALSNLALAFSVLLVIILLYRFTKGFLKSISILIGLIVGTAAASLMGKVEFTEVANAGWMQMIHPFYFGTPVFEITPIITMTLVLIVSLVESTGVYFALGDLTDRKLSEKDLAKGYRAEGIAVLFGGIFNAFPYTAYSQNVGLVQLTGVKKNSVIALAGGFLILLGLFPKAAALTTIIPKPVLGGAMVAMFGMVIAYGIKMLSRVDFAKQENLLIVACSVGIGLGVTVVPQMFQNLPDALKLLTENGIVAGSFTAILLNMIFHIRPFSRPIERHDTVAGEKSAV, encoded by the coding sequence ATGAAACTCACAGCCGGTAAAGCCGTTTCACTAAGTATTCAGCATGTCCTCGCCATGTATGCGGGAGCTGTTGTGGTTCCGCTTATTGTCGGAGATGCCCTCGGATTGACTCCGGCGCAGCTCACTTACCTTGTATCTGCCGATATTCTGATGTGCGGGGTGGCGACATTGCTTCAAGTCTGGAAAAACCGCTTTTTCGGTATCGGTTTGCCAGTCGTGCTGGGTTGTACGTTCACGGCTGTTTCTCCGATGATTGCGATTGCCGGAAAATACGGGATTCCCGCCATCTACGGGAGCATTATAGCCGGAGGTGTGATCATCATCATCCTTTCCTTTTTCTTCGGAAAGCTGGTCCGGTTTTTCCCTCCGGTTGTCACCGGATCTGTCGTGACGGTGATCGGTATTACGCTGATTCCCGCTGCCATGAACAACATGGCTGGAGGAGAAAACAGCAGTGACTTCGGCGCTCTGTCAAATCTTGCTTTGGCCTTTTCGGTTCTTTTGGTGATTATCCTTTTATACCGTTTTACAAAAGGGTTTTTAAAATCGATTTCCATTTTGATCGGACTCATTGTCGGAACAGCTGCAGCAAGCCTGATGGGGAAGGTCGAATTTACTGAAGTGGCGAACGCGGGCTGGATGCAGATGATTCATCCTTTTTATTTCGGCACTCCCGTGTTTGAAATCACACCAATCATCACGATGACCCTTGTATTAATCGTCAGCCTTGTCGAGTCGACAGGCGTTTACTTTGCATTGGGTGATTTGACGGATAGAAAGCTGTCGGAAAAAGATTTAGCAAAAGGATATCGAGCAGAAGGGATTGCCGTTTTATTCGGCGGGATTTTCAATGCCTTTCCTTATACGGCTTATTCGCAAAACGTCGGGCTCGTTCAGCTGACAGGCGTCAAAAAGAACAGTGTCATTGCTCTGGCAGGCGGATTTCTCATTCTTTTGGGCCTGTTTCCGAAAGCCGCGGCCCTGACGACCATTATCCCAAAACCGGTGCTCGGCGGCGCTATGGTGGCGATGTTCGGCATGGTCATCGCCTACGGCATTAAGATGCTGAGCAGAGTTGATTTTGCTAAACAGGAGAACCTTTTGATCGTTGCCTGCTCAGTCGGAATCGGCCTTGGCGTGACAGTCGTGCCGCAAATGTTTCAAAACCTTCCGGATGCGCTTAAGCTTTTGACAGAAAACGGGATTGTCGCAGGAAGTTTCACCGCCATTTTATTGAATATGATCTTTCATATCCGCCCGTTCTCCCGTCCGATTGAGCGCCATGATACGGTAGCAGGCGAAAAATCCGCCGTTTAA
- a CDS encoding GNAT family protein, whose protein sequence is MGTEKEHVEHIWTKDGKEAVIRPVRPEDAGDIIEAVADVMNSGVYIQKERPRTLEEETAFIHEMREKDNMYAAVEMDGKVYGIARVIRGELQMKKHTGLFRTWLHSRAQGLGIGKKIMSYTLDWCRRHSLHKLCLTVFPSNEAALALYKKSGFIIEGVQKEQILANGIFEDEVLMAYFFESAR, encoded by the coding sequence ATGGGTACAGAGAAAGAGCATGTCGAACACATCTGGACAAAAGACGGCAAAGAGGCAGTGATCCGCCCCGTCCGCCCGGAAGATGCGGGAGATATCATTGAAGCGGTCGCGGATGTGATGAATTCCGGCGTCTACATTCAAAAGGAGCGTCCGCGGACGCTTGAGGAAGAAACGGCTTTTATCCATGAGATGAGAGAAAAGGATAATATGTATGCGGCTGTGGAAATGGACGGAAAGGTGTATGGAATCGCCCGAGTCATCCGCGGCGAACTTCAGATGAAAAAGCACACCGGCCTGTTCAGAACATGGCTTCACAGCAGGGCACAGGGGCTTGGAATCGGCAAAAAAATCATGTCCTACACACTCGATTGGTGCAGGCGCCATTCGCTCCATAAGCTGTGTCTGACTGTGTTTCCTTCAAATGAAGCGGCGCTTGCATTATATAAAAAAAGCGGATTCATCATCGAGGGTGTGCAAAAGGAACAAATTTTGGCAAACGGAATTTTTGAAGACGAGGTGCTGATGGCTTATTTTTTTGAGTCAGCCAGATGA
- a CDS encoding CotD family spore coat protein, giving the protein MHCKPNMMSPIVHPTQCCYNHTQSNTIVPHIHPQHTTNINHQHFQHVHYYPQTQSSVNEASHQHFVSPGQGPVPGPGMGPGMGMGPGMGMGPY; this is encoded by the coding sequence ATGCACTGTAAACCAAACATGATGTCGCCGATTGTTCATCCTACACAATGCTGTTATAATCATACGCAAAGCAATACGATCGTTCCGCACATTCATCCGCAGCATACAACCAATATTAATCATCAGCATTTTCAGCACGTCCATTACTATCCGCAAACACAATCATCTGTCAATGAGGCCTCCCACCAGCATTTTGTCAGCCCGGGACAGGGACCTGTACCAGGACCGGGAATGGGCCCAGGAATGGGAATGGGTCCAGGAATGGGAATGGGCCCTTACTAA
- a CDS encoding ribonuclease H-like domain-containing protein, protein MSLKRKLNRFKHHLGNTQKKEEKQADKNAHPAPSFSKEWTALGARPYVFEDGYCLIREVEYPLTHVHGKYSFAELHETVNQWNQSGVSHDLSSKGYIPSQLFFFDTETTGLGGGAGNTIFLLGHARVYDDKVVVKQHLLPKPGNEAALYHSFLSEVDIKSLVTYNGRAFDWPQVKTRHTLIRDRVPELPDFGHFDLLHGARRLWKHKFDRVSLSTVEKEELGVQRTEDTPGYLAPMIYFQFLKEERPKIIEGVLHHNELDVLSLITLYIHISKKILSPDQTPEANEKYALAKWLMANRETELATEQLKELELERFEQSERASFDLSMQYKKQGKLEKAAGLWVKLQNGADGKTVFRAGIELAKYFEHQVRDIPAALRTTQHLLERCSPEKVELTEREREALDLRRQRLKRKYGQNIPRASAGSDDLRL, encoded by the coding sequence ATGTCTTTAAAAAGAAAGCTTAACCGTTTTAAGCATCACCTGGGAAATACGCAAAAAAAAGAAGAAAAGCAAGCTGACAAGAATGCGCATCCCGCCCCTTCGTTTTCTAAAGAATGGACTGCTCTCGGCGCAAGGCCGTACGTGTTTGAAGACGGCTATTGCCTGATCCGTGAAGTCGAATATCCGCTGACACATGTTCACGGAAAGTACTCGTTTGCCGAGCTTCATGAAACGGTCAATCAATGGAATCAGAGCGGTGTATCCCACGACCTTTCAAGCAAAGGATACATCCCGAGCCAGCTTTTTTTCTTTGACACGGAAACAACCGGGCTCGGAGGGGGAGCGGGCAACACGATCTTCCTCCTCGGACATGCCAGGGTCTATGATGACAAAGTCGTCGTCAAACAGCATCTATTGCCCAAGCCGGGAAACGAAGCGGCGCTTTACCACAGTTTTTTGAGCGAGGTCGATATCAAATCGCTAGTCACTTATAATGGACGAGCTTTTGACTGGCCCCAGGTCAAAACGAGGCACACGCTGATCCGCGACAGGGTTCCCGAGCTCCCGGATTTCGGCCACTTTGACCTGCTTCACGGGGCGCGGCGGCTCTGGAAGCACAAATTCGACCGCGTGTCTTTAAGCACCGTGGAAAAAGAAGAGCTCGGCGTTCAGCGGACGGAGGATACACCGGGGTATCTCGCGCCGATGATCTATTTTCAATTTTTAAAGGAAGAACGGCCGAAGATCATTGAAGGCGTTTTGCATCACAATGAGCTTGACGTCCTGTCTTTAATTACGCTTTATATCCATATCTCGAAGAAAATTCTTTCCCCTGATCAGACACCGGAAGCAAATGAAAAATACGCGCTGGCTAAATGGCTCATGGCCAACCGGGAAACCGAGCTTGCGACAGAGCAGCTAAAGGAGCTTGAACTCGAGCGTTTTGAACAGTCTGAACGGGCCTCGTTTGATTTATCGATGCAATATAAAAAACAAGGCAAGCTTGAAAAAGCCGCCGGACTATGGGTGAAGCTGCAAAATGGCGCGGACGGGAAGACCGTCTTCCGGGCCGGCATTGAGCTCGCCAAATATTTTGAACATCAAGTTCGCGATATACCGGCGGCTTTAAGAACGACACAGCACCTTCTTGAGCGGTGCAGCCCGGAAAAGGTTGAGCTGACGGAAAGAGAAAGAGAAGCCCTTGACCTCCGCCGTCAGCGATTGAAGAGGAAATACGGGCAAAATATTCCCCGGGCAAGCGCAGGAAGCGACGATCTTCGCCTGTAA
- a CDS encoding xanthine phosphoribosyltransferase: MEQLKRKIREQGTVLSDDVLKVDAFLNHQIDPALMLAVGEEFASLFQSEGITKIVTIESSGIAPAVMTGLKLGVPVVFARKRQSLTLTENLLTASVYSFTKKTESTIAVSASHLSKDDKVLVIDDFLANGQAAKGLVSIIEQAGAQVSGIGIVIEKSFQSGRKELDGLGIRVESLARIASLAGGKVTFLQEVRS; this comes from the coding sequence ATGGAACAGCTAAAACGAAAAATTAGAGAGCAAGGCACTGTTTTATCAGATGATGTGCTGAAGGTTGATGCTTTTTTAAATCATCAAATTGATCCGGCGCTCATGCTCGCCGTCGGCGAAGAGTTCGCTTCTCTTTTTCAAAGCGAAGGAATTACGAAAATTGTCACGATCGAATCTTCTGGAATCGCACCTGCCGTCATGACGGGGTTGAAGCTTGGCGTACCGGTCGTTTTTGCAAGAAAGCGGCAATCCCTCACATTGACGGAAAATCTGCTGACGGCTTCTGTCTATTCATTTACGAAGAAAACAGAAAGCACGATTGCCGTATCGGCCAGCCATCTGTCAAAAGATGATAAAGTTCTTGTCATTGACGACTTTTTGGCAAACGGACAAGCCGCAAAAGGGCTCGTCTCCATCATCGAACAAGCCGGTGCACAGGTCAGCGGCATCGGAATCGTGATCGAAAAATCATTTCAAAGCGGAAGAAAAGAACTGGATGGACTTGGAATCAGGGTCGAGTCACTGGCAAGAATCGCCTCGCTTGCAGGCGGTAAAGTCACCTTTTTACAGGAGGTTCGTTCATGA
- a CDS encoding class I SAM-dependent RNA methyltransferase — protein MRTFTLIATAPMGIEAIVAKEVRELGYDCTVDNGKVVFKGDALAICRANLWLRTADRVKVQVAEFTAKTFDELFEKTKALDWSAFIPENATFPVTGKSVKSVLASVPDCQRIVKKAIAEKLKAQFGKQSEWLEETGPEYKIEISLLKDKAVITLDSSGVGLHKRGYRTGQGEAPLKETLAAALILLTNWTPDRPFVDPFCGSGTIPIEAALIGQNIAPGFNRDFASEKWEWIGKEAWDQARLEVEEKANYDQPLAIFGHDIDHRMIEIAKANAEEAGLSDLIHFKQMQVKDFTTQAEYGVIVGNPPYGERLGEKQAVENMYRDMGKAFAGLDTWSVYMLTSNERFEECYGKKATKKRKLFNGFIKTDYYQYWGKRPPRPKKAE, from the coding sequence ATGAGAACCTTTACATTAATCGCAACCGCGCCGATGGGCATCGAAGCCATCGTCGCCAAAGAAGTGCGGGAACTCGGATACGACTGTACCGTTGACAATGGAAAAGTGGTTTTTAAAGGCGATGCTCTTGCCATCTGCAGAGCCAACCTGTGGCTGAGAACGGCGGACAGGGTCAAGGTCCAGGTTGCCGAATTTACGGCGAAAACATTTGATGAGTTGTTTGAAAAAACGAAAGCACTTGACTGGAGCGCCTTTATTCCTGAGAATGCGACCTTTCCCGTGACAGGCAAATCGGTCAAATCGGTTCTCGCCAGTGTGCCCGACTGCCAGCGGATCGTGAAAAAAGCGATTGCCGAAAAGCTGAAAGCACAATTCGGAAAGCAAAGCGAATGGCTTGAGGAAACGGGTCCTGAATACAAAATAGAGATCTCGCTTTTGAAGGATAAAGCGGTGATTACGCTTGATTCATCAGGAGTTGGCTTGCATAAAAGGGGCTATCGTACAGGCCAGGGGGAGGCTCCGCTGAAAGAAACCCTCGCCGCAGCGCTCATCCTGCTGACAAATTGGACCCCGGACAGGCCGTTTGTTGATCCGTTTTGCGGTTCGGGAACGATTCCGATCGAAGCGGCTTTGATCGGACAAAACATCGCACCGGGATTCAACAGGGATTTCGCCTCTGAAAAATGGGAATGGATCGGAAAAGAGGCTTGGGATCAAGCGAGACTGGAAGTCGAAGAAAAGGCGAATTACGATCAGCCGCTCGCCATTTTTGGGCACGACATCGACCACCGCATGATCGAGATCGCCAAAGCGAATGCCGAAGAAGCCGGTCTTTCTGATCTCATTCATTTTAAACAAATGCAGGTAAAGGATTTTACGACACAAGCGGAATATGGTGTCATTGTCGGAAATCCGCCGTACGGCGAGCGTCTCGGCGAAAAGCAGGCGGTTGAAAACATGTACAGGGACATGGGGAAAGCATTTGCCGGGCTTGATACATGGTCTGTTTATATGCTGACTTCAAATGAACGGTTTGAGGAATGCTACGGAAAAAAAGCGACAAAAAAACGAAAGCTTTTTAACGGCTTTATTAAAACGGATTATTATCAGTATTGGGGCAAAAGGCCGCCAAGGCCAAAAAAAGCTGAATAA